A segment of the Cucurbita pepo subsp. pepo cultivar mu-cu-16 unplaced genomic scaffold, ASM280686v2 Cp4.1_scaffold000134, whole genome shotgun sequence genome:
gaggatttaaatattttatttatcataaaacatacagaattaaagagaaaaataattatttaaactatataataaaatatatatgtctTAACTAGTTAAAGATAGTTCTATTCGCTTTtcctttaaattaatttaagaaaatatggaAAAATTAACGAGCCCATTGGGCCAGGAGTTGGACATAAGCCCAactgtttggtttttttttttttttttcgtcaaCTTCGAGCTCGATATGTCCTCCATTTGTTGTAGCGAGTACAAAGCTTTTAGAAACCGCTCTCAACAAAATCTTTGTCTCCTTCATCTTTGGCATTAACGTTGCTTTCATCCATCATATGATCGTTGACACGATCGGCAAAGTCTTCTACAACTAGTTCATTAAATTAATCGACGTTCCTTTCTAATGGTGTTCATAtaatgtgatatctcacatcagttggagagcataatggaacattctttataagggcatgAAAATCTATCTATAGCAaacccgttttaaaaaccttgaggtgaaacccaaaaggaaaagtctaatgaggacaatatctggtaacATTGGGCTTCGATTCGATCTGTtacacatggtatcagagtcagacaatgagcaatgtgccagcgaggatttGAATTCCGATGGGGGTGGACATaaggcagtgtgctagcaaaGATGCTAGGTtccaaaggggggtagattgtgagatctggggaggagaacgaaacattctttataaatatctggaaatctctccctagcaaacgcgttttataAACCATGAGAGGAAGCGTAAAACGGAAAacctaaacaaaataatatatctatcCGCCGATGGTcttttgggcttgggctattacatatAACTTGAGAACTCGACCAACATGGATTACCCAACTCATACGATAAAAGTTGGGCTAAATTTTGAGAACCCGACCAACCTAGATTACCCAACTCATGCCATAAAAGTTCGACTTGAGAACCCGaccaacttaaaattttaatccgGACACAcaaagttacaaaaaaaaaaaaaaaaaaaaaaaaaaaaaaaaaaaaaaaaaaaaaaaaaaaaaaaaaaaaaaaNNNNNNNNNNNNNNNNNNNNNNNNNNNNNNNNNNNNNNNNNNNNNNNNNNNNNNNNNNNNNNNNNNNNNNNNNNNNNNNNNNNNNNNNNNNNNNNNNNNNNNNNNNNNNNNNNNNNNNNNNNNNNNNNNNNNNNNNNNNNNNNNNNNNNNNNNNNNNNNNNNNNNNNNNNNNNNNNNNNNNNNNNNNNNNNNNNNNNNNNNNCGGAGTACATTATAGTGTACCTCAGTCCCGCCCAAAGTTCCATCAAGTCTTCTCCTCGTTACGCCACATAAACACGCATTTGAAAAGTATTCAGTCAACACCCAATACCTATACGCCACGTTTACAAATCACTGTCACAGACATGACAGTCAAGTCAGTTGAAAAATCTCCTTCCAAGACTTAGCTCCTAagcaaattttatttcacggCGGTGCACTCTTTCCAGGATGCTAcgtgtaattaaaattttaatattttattatatggtcccgaaaattttaaatccgttaaataataaatataattaaatatttggaaattGAAGGTCCTAGAAGACtaaatatacatatttatgggctaaacttgtaatttatgtaaaatttcgagaaaaagtttgaaagaaaaaagctcaaagaggacaatatctagtgaatttggactgttataaatagtatcataGCAAAATACTGGGCCGTAGGGGgcgaattgtgagatctcacattgattggaaagTGAAACGTAACCTTTCTTATAATGaggtggaaacatctccctgacttgcgtgttttaaaaattgtgaggctgacgaccaTATGTAACGGACTGAAACAGACAATATCGACGATTTGACACGATTTTACGTGATATGAACTAAATCATTAagattaaactatataaattaaattgtattgGATCGACGATTTGAATACTAAGTCAACATTTCTAGAGGTAGGGacgaaaaatattttttttatactttagTCTAATTTATTAGTCAAATTATTTCAATCTCTGTACACaatcattttattaataaatattaaagtcCCGTGACATTGTGGACTTACTTAGAATTTTTCGagcaaatttcaaaacttttaaaatattaaggaCTAAATGGCCATAACACATCGAAACTATTAATAGCattaaatgtaattgaaaactGCACCATCTTGAAGTGTTCAATCTGTAttattcaaaaagaaagaaaaaaattaatggccAAACTTtgaattagttaatttaataatttttttttataatatatatctcTTATTTACTTGAGTGTGAcgtaaatcatattttttttataccataGGAGATAAATTTAGATCAGCCCGAGCTAGTAAgggtaattttgtaatttaactttttttttttatcatcttaaattataatttaaccatttttaaaataatttaaataNAATTAAAGaataacaaataaagaaataaatcaagGAGTGGATGTGTCACGCTCCCCATAAAAAACGCGTTTTTTCTGCCGTCATTCACATCAGCACTCAAGCATTAGTTcaacaaacataaataaaaattcaacctatttaattaattgatctcacaaattaaaaaaattaattaattaattaactcgAGCGGTTGTCGGTATTAGAAATTTGTTCAATTCTTTGATAATCCGTGACGAACTTTTAGATTTGTCTCAAATATTTccttaaaactttcaaaactttcaaatatatttgtttcgatatttaaattttaaaaaacaagaattgaaagtcactgTGTCATGTCTTACGTTAGTTGGGGAGAACAaactaccatttataagagtgtggaaaccttcctctccGTTTTAAACCCACAAGGGGAAGCcgaaagagaacaatatctgttagcggtggatctgggtcgttacacattACCTATACCAACAGGGTGCACATTCATTTCTAGTAActcaatatttgttagtggtgggtttgagttgttacagaTGGTAATCCAACCAGACACCGAATGgtatgccagtgaggacgttggcccctaAAGAAGGTGAATTGCGAGATCCAAGAGAACGgaatataagggtgtggaaacttattcttagtagacacgtttgaaaataattggtcgaaatggacaatatcgactagcaATGGACATTGTTGACTATGTCGTAAAGAAATATCGAGGAAATTTCCGGGGCATCCTCCATTTCGAGGAAATTTCCCTTTTGCCCTCCTCTTTCCCTTATTTATCCTCCATTTCTCCACCAACTCTCTCTCCTCAAACACCCActctctccctttctctcttaTAATTCCCGAATTACCCCTGTGtttagtttttgttctttgttttcgGCGATTCCGAGGTGAAGAAATCCGGTTATGGATCAAAATTACAGCAGCAACCAGCAGTCTTTCTGGCAATTCAGCGACCAGCTTCGTCTCCAGACCGCCAGCCTTGCCAATTTGTCCACCAATGATTCCATTTGGAGCAACTCCTTTGTCTCCCGCAACAACCATAACTCGTTCGATGTTCGAGTTGGAGCCGAGCTCGGTTCTTCCAACTCTACTTCCAAGCTCGCCTCCAACCCTAACACCTTTACTAACGGTAATAATTTTGCTTAAGTTGATGagttatgataaatttaattcacTCCAATATGTGATTTGAATTCTTATGACCCGATCGTAGACAAACTACCTAACCCAATTTATaagagttgagttgggttaggtcTTTTTCGTTTGAATTGGGTCAGAATTTTGGTATGATTTGAAACGGTTTTTTCGTCTGATGAACCCACGGATCCTAAATTTGACGTTTATAACCGATGTTAAtgatgttagacgaacacgactctgcacaatggtatgatagtgtccactttgagtataaactttagtgactttgctttaggcttcccaaaatgcctcacactaatggagagagtatttttttattataaacccacgatcatttCCAAAATTAGCGGATGTGGAACTTTTATTGTCCAACAAATGACgggtgaatgtttgatatttgattttattagttattaatgtaatatattGTTGATAAGTATagttttttagaaataattttaaaaaataaataatcggACGACCTAACCTAAACTCGAGAATAaaaggttgggttgaattgggtCGTGAACCCTGTTTTCGGGTCACCAACTCGTGTACATCTCTATAGTATTCGAtcgacaacaaaaaaaaaaaaacttttgtaGACCTATTAAACACGACTAAAGGTTCGtagactaaatttgtaattattattattattattatttattcctttaattaatattttgctTTCTAATTTTATGGTGTCTTATCAGACGGCTGGAACAGTTTCAAGACATTCGGGTCGGATCTTCTAAGTGGCAACACGAACCCGAAGCCACTCGGGTCGGGTAATAACCTCAAGAACCCGGTGAACGATTACGAAATGTGGAACAGTTTCAAGGCAGGAACCGGGTCGGATCTTATTGGCAGTAGCCTGAACTCGAAACAAGTCGGGTCGGGCAACACCAACGTCAACGATCTGGTCAACGACTTCGGAACATGGAACAGTTTCAAACCAGGACTCGGGTCAAATCTTCTGAACCCGAAGCCGAACCCGATCGGGTCGGGTACAAGTAACAAGGATCCAATAAACGAATATGGGTTATGGAGCGGTTTAAAGCCGAAAACCGCCAGCGATTACAACGGATTCAACGACGGGTGGAAAATCAACAACGGAACAACGGTGAAAAACCAAAACCCTAAGGAGATCGGAATTAGCAACGGCGGAGGGAATTACAGCAAGGGATTGTACTACAAATTGGGGACACCGGCGAACGGCAACGGGAATTTGAATTGGAAGAACTAC
Coding sequences within it:
- the LOC111783913 gene encoding GATA zinc finger domain-containing protein 14-like, which encodes MDQNYSSNQQSFWQFSDQLRLQTASLANLSTNDSIWSNSFVSRNNHNSFDVRVGAELGSSNSTSKLASNPNTFTNDGWNSFKTFGSDLLSGNTNPKPLGSGNNLKNPVNDYEMWNSFKAGTGSDLIGSSLNSKQVGSGNTNVNDLVNDFGTWNSFKPGLGSNLLNPKPNPIGSGTSNKDPINEYGLWSGLKPKTASDYNGFNDGWKINNGTTVKNQNPKEIGISNGGGNYSKGLYYKLGTPANGNGNLNWKNYRSGGEEAEHGGGKGGKKGNKGKNENGTVEKRFKTLPAAEALPRNERIGGYVFVCNNETMAENLKRQLFGLPPRYRDSVRAITPGLPLFLYNYSTHQLHGVFEAVSFGGTNIDPTAWEDKKCPGESRFPAQVRVIRREICEPLEEDSFRPILHHYDGPKFRLELSVPEAISLLDVLSHQNS